The proteins below come from a single Pedobacter aquae genomic window:
- a CDS encoding right-handed parallel beta-helix repeat-containing protein: MKKEIKFYDTLCVPIIVFLLLTITSCKEQIIEPNVAMSSVTEYYVSVSGNDYSSGTQTQPFRTINHALSVAGPGATIFVRQGTYVEKVNFTSSGTSGLPITLKSFPNEKATISGCGLSVTGHEALMRLSSISWINIEDLEICDLRTSSGGNMVDGILINGASSNITIKNCHIHNIENNASPSVGREGHAINVIGNSTLPITSISIENNIIHDNNTGTSENLTINGYVSDFVVSGNQIYNGENIAICIAGGYLGNSNPLYNYARNGVIKENNIWNIDGRTGPVPTLQSIAGTIGIYIDGARYITVEKNRVRDSDRGIGLVSENNDFPTQYCIVRNNFIFCNRAEGILMGGYSGYTGGGTIGCIITNNTLYENARELGYYGEEVGEIRLNTNCSYNEIHNNIIYARYDRGMFVRKNDSTGIFNGINYNLYYTTGSSTKWLWNGAVCNTFASWKGSSGGDSNSLFQNPQFLSLSPFSLNLSSSSPAINIGYNGHGASAGLFDIDNQARYNGIIDIGADEFY; this comes from the coding sequence ATGAAAAAAGAAATAAAATTTTATGATACTTTGTGTGTTCCAATTATAGTTTTTTTACTTTTAACAATTACATCTTGTAAAGAGCAAATTATAGAGCCTAATGTCGCTATGTCTTCTGTAACTGAATATTATGTTTCAGTAAGTGGTAACGATTACTCAAGTGGAACACAAACACAACCATTTAGAACTATAAATCATGCATTGTCTGTGGCAGGTCCGGGAGCTACAATTTTTGTTAGGCAAGGCACTTATGTTGAAAAAGTAAATTTCACTAGCTCAGGTACATCAGGTTTGCCCATAACTCTTAAATCTTTTCCCAACGAAAAGGCCACTATAAGTGGTTGTGGATTATCAGTAACAGGACATGAAGCTTTAATGAGGCTTTCATCAATTTCTTGGATTAATATTGAAGATTTAGAAATATGTGATTTAAGAACTTCTAGTGGTGGGAACATGGTAGATGGCATTTTAATAAATGGGGCTTCGTCTAACATAACTATTAAAAATTGTCATATTCATAATATTGAAAACAACGCTTCGCCTTCAGTTGGCAGAGAAGGCCATGCTATCAATGTAATAGGTAATTCTACATTACCAATAACTTCAATATCAATTGAAAACAATATAATTCATGATAATAATACTGGGACAAGTGAAAATTTAACTATTAATGGCTATGTATCCGATTTCGTTGTTTCGGGAAATCAAATTTATAATGGAGAGAATATAGCGATTTGTATAGCAGGAGGATACTTAGGTAACTCTAATCCATTATATAATTATGCTAGAAATGGAGTAATTAAAGAAAATAACATCTGGAACATTGATGGGAGAACCGGTCCTGTTCCAACACTTCAATCTATAGCTGGAACAATAGGAATTTATATTGATGGAGCAAGATATATTACAGTTGAGAAAAATAGAGTTAGAGATAGTGATAGAGGTATTGGACTTGTGAGTGAGAATAATGACTTTCCGACTCAATACTGTATTGTTAGAAATAATTTCATTTTTTGTAATAGAGCAGAAGGTATTTTAATGGGGGGATATTCTGGCTATACAGGAGGAGGAACTATTGGATGTATTATAACAAATAATACTTTATATGAAAATGCAAGAGAGTTGGGGTATTATGGAGAAGAGGTGGGTGAAATACGACTTAATACAAATTGTAGTTACAATGAAATACACAATAATATCATTTATGCAAGATATGATAGGGGTATGTTTGTTAGAAAAAATGATTCCACAGGAATATTTAACGGTATAAACTATAATTTATATTATACTACAGGGAGTTCAACTAAGTGGCTATGGAATGGTGCGGTTTGCAACACTTTTGCAAGTTGGAAAGGCAGTTCTGGAGGAGATTCAAATAGTCTTTTTCAAAATCCCCAATTTTTAAGCTTATCTCCATTTAGTTTAAACCTATCGAGCAGTTCACCGGCTATTAATATTGGATATAATGGGCATGGAGCGTCTGCAGGATTATTTGATATTGATAATCAAGCAAGATATAATGGGATAATTGATATTGGAGCTGATGAATTTTATTAA
- a CDS encoding Gfo/Idh/MocA family protein: MNRRNFIKSSTLTTAGLTILPTGLLFAKDKGIVRLGYIGVGLRGRTHIEEGLKRSDVEIIAICDIQESSLRICREQFVKHKKKLPKEYTGGVDAYKKMLERKDLDGIIISTPWEFHRDQAIDAMRAGKYVGCEVLAGLTVQDHWDIVNVSEETNMPYMTLENVCYRRDVMAALNMVRKGVFGELLHLEGGYEHDLRHVLFNDGKHFYGHGVEFGKEKSIGEAQWRTQYNIDLNADIYPTHGLGPLMQYININRGNRLTNMVSFSSKARGLADYVNKKSPGHPNSKIDYKNGDIIKTLINCANGETLAITHDTHLPRPYALGFRVQGTNGLWMDVAKSVHIEGISKEHEWDSAEEWFKKYDHPLWKRYSKEAEGAGHGGMDWFVFNAFIQSIKQKRQTPIDVYDSVTMSVILPLSAKSLAEGNASQDIPDFTRGKWKDRKNTFALDDSGF; this comes from the coding sequence ATGAACCGTAGAAATTTTATTAAAAGCAGTACACTAACTACTGCAGGTCTAACTATCTTGCCTACAGGGCTATTATTTGCCAAAGACAAAGGTATCGTAAGATTAGGCTATATAGGTGTAGGACTAAGAGGACGTACACATATAGAAGAAGGCTTAAAAAGGAGTGATGTAGAAATTATAGCAATATGCGATATCCAAGAGAGCTCATTAAGAATATGTAGAGAACAATTTGTGAAGCATAAGAAGAAGCTTCCAAAGGAATATACCGGTGGAGTTGACGCCTACAAAAAAATGCTAGAGCGAAAAGATTTAGATGGTATTATAATCTCTACTCCATGGGAATTCCATCGTGATCAAGCAATAGATGCTATGCGAGCTGGCAAATATGTAGGTTGCGAAGTATTAGCCGGTTTAACAGTACAAGATCACTGGGATATTGTCAATGTATCAGAAGAAACTAATATGCCTTACATGACTTTAGAAAATGTATGTTACAGAAGAGATGTAATGGCAGCTCTAAATATGGTAAGAAAAGGAGTATTTGGAGAATTGTTACACTTAGAAGGCGGTTACGAGCATGATTTAAGACATGTATTGTTTAACGATGGTAAACACTTTTATGGTCATGGTGTGGAGTTTGGTAAAGAAAAATCTATTGGCGAAGCACAGTGGCGCACTCAATACAACATAGATTTAAATGCTGATATCTATCCAACACATGGTTTAGGTCCGTTAATGCAATATATTAATATAAATAGAGGAAATCGCTTAACAAATATGGTATCATTCTCATCAAAAGCGAGAGGATTGGCAGATTACGTAAATAAGAAATCTCCAGGACATCCAAATTCTAAAATAGATTATAAGAATGGAGATATTATTAAAACGCTTATCAATTGCGCAAACGGAGAAACATTAGCTATAACTCATGATACACATTTGCCACGCCCTTATGCCTTAGGTTTTAGAGTGCAGGGTACTAATGGCCTATGGATGGATGTTGCGAAGTCAGTACATATAGAAGGTATAAGTAAAGAACACGAATGGGATTCAGCAGAAGAATGGTTTAAGAAATATGACCATCCATTGTGGAAGCGTTATTCAAAAGAAGCAGAAGGGGCAGGACATGGGGGGATGGACTGGTTTGTGTTTAATGCTTTTATACAATCTATAAAACAAAAGCGTCAAACACCAATAGATGTTTATGATTCTGTAACTATGAGTGTGATTTTACCATTGTCTGCAAAATCATTGGCTGAAGGCAATGCTTCACAAGATATCCCTGATTTTACAAGAGGCAAATGGAAAGATAGAAAGAATACTTTCGCACTGGATGATTCTGGTTTTTAA
- a CDS encoding ISAon1 family transposase, protein MDSTLLSLILPEGLSEYFELDKVETVSDSYYIYLKERNIQPKEFTAQKLISKGFFEEISVRDFPLRGKPCFLKLKRRKWMIVETGEIVFRDWNLVAEGTKMTQEFAFFLRDYLDSSPISCKTLGRFFGVEGKRLQEQYVSHLSDFMSWDQAEHAQDWLLFPDNLGEYLSIDETSLSQGELYTIVTNKAAKGKKGALVAIVKGTESETVIKVLCRIKEWARKKVKEVTLDLAPTMAKIVRRSFPKAKLVSDRFHVQQLASEAVQEIRIKHRWDAIEQENKEMDLAKEIKKPWIPELLENGDTLKQLLARSRYLLFKKEVNWTSSQNHRAELLFKRYPDLQKAYEISQELSSIFSRSKDRRIAFKKLAIWYNKIEKLGYKPFNTIARTIQNNYETILNYFDNRSTNASAESFNAKIKAFRSQFRGVRNVKFFLFRLAKIYA, encoded by the coding sequence TTGGATTCTACCTTACTATCATTAATCTTACCCGAAGGTCTTAGCGAATACTTTGAACTGGACAAAGTAGAGACTGTATCGGATTCTTATTACATCTATCTTAAAGAAAGGAATATACAACCCAAAGAGTTCACCGCTCAAAAGTTAATTTCTAAGGGTTTTTTCGAAGAGATTTCTGTCAGAGACTTTCCCTTACGCGGAAAACCTTGTTTTTTAAAGCTTAAAAGGCGGAAATGGATGATCGTAGAGACAGGAGAAATCGTATTTAGAGATTGGAATTTGGTAGCAGAAGGGACAAAAATGACTCAGGAGTTTGCCTTTTTTTTGAGAGACTATTTGGATTCAAGCCCAATAAGCTGTAAAACACTTGGAAGATTCTTTGGAGTTGAGGGTAAACGACTGCAAGAACAGTATGTAAGCCATTTGAGTGACTTTATGAGTTGGGATCAAGCTGAACATGCTCAGGACTGGTTGCTTTTTCCAGACAACCTTGGTGAATATCTATCTATTGATGAGACCAGCCTTTCACAAGGGGAACTATATACCATTGTTACCAATAAAGCAGCAAAAGGCAAAAAAGGTGCTTTGGTTGCTATTGTAAAAGGCACAGAAAGTGAAACGGTTATAAAAGTTCTGTGCCGTATAAAAGAATGGGCGAGAAAAAAGGTAAAAGAGGTCACTCTTGATCTAGCTCCCACCATGGCTAAGATCGTACGAAGGAGCTTTCCAAAAGCAAAGCTTGTCTCCGATAGATTCCATGTGCAACAGCTAGCCAGCGAAGCTGTTCAGGAAATCAGGATAAAACATAGATGGGATGCTATTGAACAGGAAAACAAGGAAATGGATCTTGCTAAAGAAATAAAGAAGCCTTGGATTCCAGAATTATTAGAAAATGGAGATACCTTAAAGCAATTATTGGCAAGGAGCAGGTATTTACTGTTTAAGAAAGAGGTGAATTGGACATCGTCCCAAAATCATAGAGCAGAACTGTTGTTTAAACGATATCCAGATTTACAGAAAGCCTATGAAATCTCCCAGGAGTTGTCCTCTATATTTAGCCGTTCAAAAGACAGAAGAATAGCTTTCAAAAAGTTGGCAATATGGTATAATAAGATAGAAAAACTAGGTTATAAACCCTTCAATACCATAGCTAGAACCATTCAGAACAATTATGAAACCATATTGAACTATTTTGATAACAGAAGCACAAATGCATCCGCAGAATCTTTCAATGCCAAGATAAAAGCTTTCCGATCGCAGTTCAGAGGCGTAAGAAATGTGAAGTTCTTCCTCTTTAGACTAGCTAAAATATACGCTTAA
- a CDS encoding cupin domain-containing protein: protein MTTKQAPYQFSSLIAEEQIKEGLSRQIFGYDDQVMMVKVFFKKDVIGDLHAHPHVQVSYVAEGSFEVYIGDETQILRKGDGFYIKPDTIHGVKCLEDGILVDVFNPLREDFIS from the coding sequence ATGACAACAAAACAAGCCCCTTACCAGTTTTCTAGTTTAATTGCCGAAGAACAAATTAAAGAAGGATTAAGCAGACAAATTTTTGGTTATGATGACCAAGTGATGATGGTTAAAGTATTTTTCAAGAAAGATGTTATTGGCGATTTACATGCCCACCCTCATGTACAAGTGAGTTACGTTGCCGAAGGAAGCTTTGAAGTTTATATTGGTGATGAAACCCAAATACTAAGAAAAGGCGATGGATTTTATATTAAACCCGATACTATACACGGCGTAAAATGCTTAGAAGATGGTATTTTAGTTGATGTATTTAACCCTTTAAGAGAAGATTTCATCTCTTAA
- a CDS encoding YihY/virulence factor BrkB family protein yields the protein MQWLHNFLYRFRFYQHIIEWTKVLILPGFSPLPFYTVAVFFFQEIKKDSLVNKASSLAYNFMMAIFPSIIFLFTLIPYIPIDNFQDQLMTVIALVLPKNAYLALESTIEDIVKNQNGKLLSLGFILALFFATNGIHTLMQAFNKSSLIIETRGWLKQRIVAFNLTVLIAFSIILGITVLIVGEFIINTFRTGLNLDSNGFWIFLITITRWIIIIAVYFITTSLLYRYGPANSKKWKLFSAGSWLATLLAIISTIGFSYYINNFGAYNKLYGSIGTLLVVMIWLYINSLILLIGFELNASLDLSKRSIKIVKPRFNSFKSEPQNKIKTP from the coding sequence ATGCAGTGGCTACATAACTTTTTATATAGGTTTAGATTTTATCAGCATATTATAGAATGGACAAAGGTTTTAATTTTACCGGGCTTTAGTCCGCTACCCTTTTATACCGTAGCCGTATTTTTCTTCCAAGAAATTAAGAAAGACTCTTTAGTAAATAAAGCATCTTCACTTGCTTACAATTTTATGATGGCTATTTTCCCCTCCATCATTTTTCTTTTTACGCTTATCCCCTATATCCCTATAGATAATTTTCAAGACCAATTGATGACGGTTATAGCCTTGGTATTGCCTAAAAATGCTTATTTAGCTTTAGAATCAACCATTGAGGATATTGTTAAAAATCAAAATGGCAAATTATTATCCTTAGGTTTTATTTTGGCCTTATTTTTTGCCACCAATGGTATACATACCTTAATGCAGGCTTTTAATAAATCATCTTTGATTATAGAAACAAGAGGCTGGTTAAAACAAAGAATTGTTGCTTTTAATCTTACTGTTCTTATCGCTTTTTCTATTATCTTGGGGATAACCGTTCTTATAGTTGGCGAGTTTATTATCAACACCTTTAGAACAGGTTTAAATTTAGATAGTAATGGCTTTTGGATTTTCTTAATTACCATTACCCGATGGATTATCATTATAGCTGTATATTTTATTACCACTTCTTTACTTTATAGATATGGCCCTGCAAACTCTAAGAAATGGAAGTTATTTAGTGCTGGTTCTTGGCTAGCTACCTTGCTTGCCATCATTAGTACTATAGGTTTTTCGTATTACATCAATAATTTTGGAGCTTACAACAAATTATATGGCTCCATTGGTACTTTGCTAGTGGTGATGATTTGGCTTTACATCAACTCGCTTATTCTATTAATTGGTTTCGAGCTAAATGCCAGTTTAGATTTATCAAAAAGGAGTATCAAAATTGTAAAGCCACGATTTAACTCTTTCAAATCAGAGCCTCAAAACAAAATCAAAACACCTTAA
- a CDS encoding acyl-CoA thioesterase, with product MFSYETNIRVRYAETDQMGYVYYGNYAAFYEVARTEMLRSLGMTYKSMEQDGVMMPVLEMRTKYFKPAKYDENVTVKVTIKEKPGIRIIFHYDMFNEKQEHLNTGETTLVFVDMKKNKPCHPPGNFMEKISVFFD from the coding sequence ATGTTTAGCTACGAAACCAATATCAGAGTAAGATATGCCGAAACAGACCAAATGGGTTATGTTTATTACGGCAATTATGCAGCTTTTTATGAAGTTGCCCGTACAGAAATGCTGAGAAGTTTAGGCATGACTTATAAATCTATGGAGCAAGACGGCGTGATGATGCCCGTATTAGAAATGCGAACCAAGTATTTTAAGCCTGCTAAATATGATGAAAACGTTACGGTTAAAGTAACCATCAAGGAAAAACCAGGTATAAGAATCATTTTTCATTACGATATGTTTAATGAAAAACAAGAACACTTGAATACCGGCGAAACAACTTTGGTTTTTGTAGATATGAAGAAAAACAAGCCATGCCATCCGCCAGGCAACTTCATGGAAAAAATTAGTGTATTTTTTGATTAA
- the mltG gene encoding endolytic transglycosylase MltG, whose product MAQEKTSNLRKIAIALFVIVFAATAFILPKLYFKFIAANVDISEKTYLYIPSDADFKQVKDSLDAKAQFKRPQYFYDLAKERELEKKFKPGKYALKPGMNNRAIVNMLIAGNQEPVQVSFRNLRLKENLAAAISKKLEFDSLQFMQLLDSTAFIEKYGFNKDNVYTVFIPNSYEMYWNVSAEDFFIRMHKEYTSFWNAERKQKAEALKLSQQEVSVLASIVDAEALMDKEMPTIAGLYLNRLKRGIKLEADPTVIFANQDFTIRRVLNRHLTKASPYNTYRVTGLPPGPIMMPSINAIDAVLNYEKHNYIYMCAKEDFSGYHNFADNLADHLANARKFQQALNQRNIKK is encoded by the coding sequence ATGGCTCAAGAAAAAACATCCAATTTAAGAAAAATTGCCATTGCATTATTTGTTATTGTATTTGCTGCTACTGCTTTTATTTTACCTAAACTCTACTTTAAGTTTATTGCAGCCAATGTAGATATTTCTGAAAAAACTTATTTATATATACCTTCTGATGCAGATTTTAAACAGGTTAAAGATTCTTTAGACGCTAAAGCACAATTTAAGCGCCCACAGTATTTTTACGATTTAGCCAAAGAACGTGAATTAGAAAAAAAGTTTAAACCCGGTAAATATGCTTTAAAACCCGGTATGAATAACAGAGCTATAGTTAACATGCTTATTGCCGGTAATCAAGAACCTGTTCAAGTATCTTTCAGGAATTTAAGGTTAAAAGAAAATTTAGCAGCTGCTATTTCAAAAAAACTTGAGTTTGATTCTCTACAATTTATGCAATTGTTAGATTCTACAGCATTTATAGAGAAATATGGTTTTAATAAGGATAATGTGTATACGGTTTTTATACCCAATTCTTATGAAATGTACTGGAATGTTTCTGCTGAAGATTTCTTTATCAGGATGCATAAAGAATACACCAGCTTTTGGAATGCAGAACGTAAACAAAAAGCAGAAGCTTTAAAGTTAAGTCAGCAAGAAGTATCTGTTTTAGCTTCTATTGTTGATGCCGAGGCTTTAATGGATAAGGAAATGCCTACCATAGCAGGTTTATATTTAAACAGGCTTAAAAGAGGCATTAAGTTAGAAGCAGACCCTACCGTGATTTTCGCTAATCAAGATTTCACCATTAGAAGAGTACTAAATAGACATTTAACAAAGGCATCTCCGTATAATACCTATCGTGTTACAGGTTTGCCTCCTGGGCCAATCATGATGCCTTCTATCAATGCTATTGATGCTGTTTTAAATTACGAAAAGCACAATTATATCTATATGTGTGCCAAAGAAGATTTCTCTGGTTACCATAATTTTGCCGATAATTTAGCAGACCATTTAGCAAATGCTCGTAAATTCCAACAAGCATTAAATCAAAGAAACATCAAAAAATAA
- a CDS encoding rhodanese-like domain-containing protein, with protein sequence MDDILADEFLALQQSGAIENYLLLDVREPLEFHTHNVGGINIPLGKLQNLISEDEIDFDTEQAIIVICQRGLRSKTAKSILNQNGFKNVRNLTGGLLKLRKI encoded by the coding sequence ATGGATGATATTCTAGCTGATGAATTTTTAGCGCTGCAACAATCCGGAGCTATAGAAAACTATTTACTTTTAGATGTAAGAGAACCTTTAGAATTTCATACCCATAATGTTGGTGGTATAAACATCCCTTTAGGGAAATTACAAAACCTTATTAGTGAAGATGAAATTGATTTTGATACAGAACAGGCTATCATTGTGATTTGCCAAAGAGGATTGAGAAGTAAAACCGCCAAAAGTATATTAAACCAAAACGGTTTTAAAAACGTTAGAAACCTTACCGGCGGATTATTAAAATTAAGAAAGATATAA
- a CDS encoding PASTA domain-containing protein → MNKFFKYLATPEFRKQLIIAFAAIVILLFSVFLSLRYYTRHGEGLPVPNLKGLDIESAIKLLEADGFRYQIDSVFVMDKKPGLVLEQDPDPETNVKTNRIIYLTIVSSQTPDVSFPDIDHKTLVEVISILSNYGLKLGDTTYKADIARDAVLAYSYAGQPLRVGQKIPKGSKIDLVLGDGMGASEIEVPDLRGLTLSEARFSLKGSSLTLGDILYEGNVSDTSNAIVISQTPSVQDSVVKVSIGTRINLVLSNQ, encoded by the coding sequence ATGAATAAATTTTTCAAGTATCTGGCAACTCCCGAATTTCGCAAGCAATTGATTATTGCTTTTGCCGCCATTGTAATTTTATTGTTTAGTGTATTCTTAAGTTTAAGATATTATACCCGCCATGGCGAAGGTTTACCAGTTCCAAATCTTAAAGGTTTAGATATAGAAAGCGCTATTAAACTATTAGAAGCAGATGGTTTTAGATATCAAATAGATTCTGTTTTTGTGATGGATAAAAAGCCGGGCTTAGTTTTAGAACAAGACCCAGACCCAGAAACTAATGTAAAAACTAATCGTATTATTTATTTAACGATAGTAAGCTCGCAAACACCCGATGTAAGTTTCCCTGATATAGACCATAAAACTTTGGTAGAAGTGATTTCTATACTATCCAATTACGGTTTAAAACTTGGCGATACTACCTATAAAGCAGATATAGCCCGAGATGCTGTTCTAGCTTATTCTTATGCAGGACAACCTTTACGTGTTGGCCAAAAAATACCAAAAGGTTCTAAAATTGATTTGGTTTTAGGAGATGGTATGGGTGCTAGTGAAATTGAAGTGCCAGATTTACGCGGACTTACCTTAAGCGAAGCCAGATTCTCTTTAAAAGGTTCATCCTTAACTTTAGGAGATATTTTATACGAGGGTAATGTAAGCGATACCTCTAATGCTATTGTGATCTCGCAAACGCCTTCTGTTCAAGATTCTGTAGTAAAAGTAAGCATTGGCACACGTATCAATTTGGTCTTATCTAACCAATAA
- a CDS encoding D-alanine--D-alanine ligase, producing MMKKNVALVAGGFTGEAVVSLRSAAQVEESLSKAPYQVYKIILEKDKWYYQATDGTVTFVDKNDFSIHVNGEKIKFDCAFIIIHGEPGEDGKLQGYFDLIGLPYTSCDTTTSAITMNKAYSKAIVRDIDELFTAQSIQLFGIDGYSQDHIIAKLKLPLFIKPNNGGSSIGMSKVNDWTDLDEAIKKAFAEGSEVLIEEFISGREFTVGLYKEKGQIKVLPITEIKTQKEFFDFEAKYTDGITEEITPAELDVNIKDRVGSIVSKAYQKLNCKGMVRIDFILESQQQDFYFIEINTIPGQSANSIIPQQVRATGQSMQDFYSLLIEEALGK from the coding sequence ATGATGAAAAAGAATGTTGCCCTAGTTGCCGGAGGTTTTACTGGCGAAGCTGTTGTGTCTTTAAGAAGTGCAGCGCAGGTAGAAGAAAGTTTATCTAAAGCACCTTATCAGGTTTATAAAATTATTCTAGAAAAAGATAAGTGGTACTACCAAGCAACTGATGGTACTGTAACTTTTGTTGATAAAAATGATTTTAGCATCCATGTAAATGGAGAGAAGATAAAATTTGATTGTGCTTTTATTATTATTCATGGCGAACCAGGTGAAGATGGTAAGCTACAAGGTTATTTTGATTTAATAGGTTTACCTTATACCAGTTGCGATACTACAACTTCTGCCATTACCATGAACAAGGCTTATTCTAAAGCTATTGTTAGGGATATAGACGAATTATTTACGGCTCAATCTATCCAATTATTTGGAATAGATGGATATAGCCAAGATCATATTATAGCTAAACTGAAACTGCCTTTATTTATTAAGCCTAATAATGGTGGTAGTAGTATTGGTATGTCTAAAGTTAACGATTGGACAGATTTAGATGAGGCTATTAAGAAGGCTTTCGCTGAAGGTTCTGAGGTTTTGATAGAAGAATTTATATCGGGAAGAGAATTTACCGTTGGTTTGTATAAAGAAAAGGGGCAAATTAAGGTTTTACCGATTACCGAGATTAAAACCCAAAAAGAGTTTTTTGATTTCGAGGCTAAATATACCGATGGTATTACTGAAGAAATTACTCCAGCAGAACTTGATGTTAATATTAAAGATAGGGTGGGTAGCATAGTTTCTAAAGCATACCAAAAACTGAATTGTAAGGGTATGGTGAGGATAGATTTTATCTTAGAATCTCAACAACAAGATTTTTATTTTATTGAGATTAATACCATTCCGGGACAATCTGCTAATAGTATCATTCCACAGCAGGTAAGAGCTACTGGCCAAAGCATGCAAGATTTTTATTCTTTATTGATAGAGGAGGCGTTGGGGAAATAG
- a CDS encoding acyl-CoA thioesterase, translating into MTNFSRFTTNHKVRPDDIDMFNHVHNSKYLDYVLAARYEQMDTHYGMSMEKFLELGYGWVVQKVEIAFKRPLGLGDHYSVTTGLVDINNRGCKVSFEIKNLKNNKLSADGWFDFVMIDLKTGRGVEVSDEMIAKYSI; encoded by the coding sequence ATGACAAATTTTAGCAGGTTTACCACCAACCATAAGGTAAGGCCAGACGATATAGACATGTTTAACCATGTACATAATAGCAAATATCTGGATTATGTATTAGCAGCCAGATACGAACAAATGGACACGCATTACGGCATGTCTATGGAGAAGTTTTTAGAGCTAGGTTATGGCTGGGTGGTGCAAAAAGTAGAAATCGCCTTTAAAAGACCTTTAGGTTTAGGAGATCATTATAGCGTTACCACAGGTTTAGTGGATATTAACAACAGAGGTTGTAAGGTAAGTTTCGAAATTAAAAACCTAAAAAACAATAAACTAAGTGCCGATGGTTGGTTTGATTTTGTGATGATAGATTTGAAAACTGGTAGAGGTGTTGAAGTTAGCGATGAAATGATTGCTAAATATTCTATTTGA